Proteins co-encoded in one Haloarcula pelagica genomic window:
- a CDS encoding phytoene desaturase family protein has protein sequence MGPNATAAADPLAGRSATVVGAGFGGLAAACYLADAGADVTLLEQHDRPGGHANRIEDDGFTFDTGPSWYLMPDVFERFFGHFDREPSDYYDLVRLDPHYRVAWKGGADGEIADSVDMRPDMAHNRQVFRSYEAGADEALDAYLDEAEHTYEVGMERFVYEDRQRLRDFVDPEVVRSARGLTFLGSMQDHVADYFEHPKLRQLLQYTLVFLGGSPYNTPALYNLMSHVDFELGVYYPEGGIYSVVEGMVELAEELGVAIRTGEEVTGLADAGDGVAVTTGDRQATTDLAVANANLAHVDRDLLPDGTRETRQGYWESRTYAPSAYMLYLGVEGDVAPLEHHTLVLPEDWEPHFRSIFAEPRWPADPAYYVNVPSITDDGVAPEGHHAVVVLVPIAPGLDDDRPAREQFREQVLSDLARHAGVDLRDRIVVEHEACVSEFARRYDDPQGTALGLAHTLRQTGPLRPGHRSSAVDGLYYTGSFTTPGIGVPMCLISGQHAADAVVEDH, from the coding sequence ATGGGACCCAACGCGACAGCGGCAGCAGACCCGCTCGCTGGCCGGTCGGCGACGGTCGTCGGTGCGGGCTTTGGCGGCCTGGCGGCGGCCTGTTACCTGGCCGACGCCGGCGCGGACGTAACGCTGCTCGAACAGCACGACCGACCCGGCGGCCACGCGAACCGCATCGAGGACGACGGGTTCACCTTCGACACCGGGCCGTCGTGGTACCTGATGCCCGACGTGTTCGAGCGCTTCTTCGGCCACTTCGACCGGGAGCCAAGCGACTACTACGACCTCGTCCGCCTGGACCCGCACTACCGGGTGGCCTGGAAGGGCGGCGCCGACGGCGAGATCGCCGACAGCGTCGACATGCGCCCGGACATGGCCCACAACCGGCAGGTGTTTCGCTCCTACGAGGCCGGTGCCGACGAGGCGCTTGACGCGTATCTCGACGAGGCCGAACACACCTACGAGGTCGGCATGGAGCGGTTCGTCTACGAGGACCGCCAGCGACTCCGGGACTTCGTAGACCCCGAAGTCGTCCGGTCGGCCCGCGGGCTCACCTTCCTCGGGTCGATGCAGGACCACGTGGCCGACTACTTCGAGCACCCGAAACTGCGCCAGTTGCTGCAGTACACGCTCGTGTTCCTGGGCGGGTCGCCGTACAACACGCCGGCGCTGTACAACCTCATGAGTCACGTCGACTTCGAACTGGGCGTCTACTACCCCGAGGGTGGCATCTACAGCGTCGTCGAAGGGATGGTCGAACTGGCCGAGGAGCTGGGCGTGGCGATCCGGACCGGCGAGGAGGTGACCGGGCTGGCCGACGCGGGCGACGGGGTCGCCGTGACGACCGGGGACCGGCAGGCGACGACGGACCTCGCGGTGGCGAACGCGAACCTCGCCCACGTCGACCGGGACCTGCTGCCCGACGGGACCCGTGAGACCCGCCAGGGCTACTGGGAGAGTCGCACCTACGCGCCCTCGGCGTACATGCTGTATCTGGGCGTCGAAGGTGACGTGGCCCCGCTGGAACACCACACGCTGGTGTTGCCCGAGGACTGGGAGCCACACTTCCGGAGCATCTTCGCGGAGCCACGGTGGCCGGCCGATCCGGCCTACTACGTCAACGTCCCCTCGATTACCGACGACGGGGTCGCGCCCGAGGGCCACCACGCCGTCGTCGTCCTGGTCCCCATCGCGCCGGGGTTGGACGACGACCGGCCCGCCCGCGAGCAGTTCCGCGAGCAGGTCCTCTCTGATCTCGCACGGCACGCTGGCGTCGACCTCCGGGACCGGATCGTCGTCGAGCACGAGGCCTGCGTCTCGGAGTTCGCCCGGCGGTACGACGACCCGCAGGGGACCGCGCTGGGGCTGGCTCACACGCTGCGCCAGACAGGCCCGCTGCGGCCGGGCCATCGCTCCTCGGCGGTCGACGGGCTCTACTACACCGGGTCGTTCACCACGCCGGGTATCGGCGTGCCGATGTGTCTCATCAGCGG
- a CDS encoding MFS transporter: MPTVTARTERLFSGYGGRMLATLSVAWATLQLGRFLLPPLLPSIIADLCTTTVVAGVALGTLQAVYAVTQFPSGRLSDRFTRPSLVVPGLVVLTAGFLVVSGTTTVWLLGAAAVLLGLGKGLFAVPSRAQLSDLFVQRRGQALGLYAAGTDIGGILASVGGVIVTGGGATMALIGLEPVLGIDWRTPFVPVAGVLALVSLAYVAWNRDPYRLGRTDVELVATVRRLATTRRQREALVAFALFFFVVGAWVNFLPAYLTDGKGFAEPVAAGLYAVVFVVGVVVKPTAGTLSDRVPRRAVGAGGLLLGVAALAAVVAAESIVAVGLAIAVYAVGYKAVFPVADATLLDAAPDDNLGADLGAARALFLGVGALGPVYMGWLAAVASYRLAFVGLGGCLIVAAGLLLRGVVGSTDHLL; encoded by the coding sequence ATGCCGACAGTGACCGCACGCACCGAGCGGTTGTTCTCGGGCTACGGCGGGCGGATGCTCGCGACGCTGAGCGTCGCCTGGGCCACCCTGCAGTTGGGGCGGTTCCTCCTGCCGCCGCTGTTGCCGTCCATCATCGCCGACCTGTGCACGACGACGGTCGTCGCCGGTGTCGCGCTGGGCACGCTCCAGGCCGTCTACGCCGTGACCCAGTTTCCCAGCGGCCGGCTCTCGGATCGGTTCACCCGACCGTCGCTCGTGGTCCCCGGACTGGTCGTGCTCACCGCCGGCTTCCTGGTCGTGTCGGGGACGACGACGGTGTGGCTGCTCGGCGCCGCCGCGGTGTTGCTCGGCCTCGGGAAGGGGCTGTTCGCCGTCCCCTCCCGTGCCCAACTGTCGGATCTGTTCGTCCAGCGCCGCGGCCAGGCGCTGGGGCTGTACGCCGCGGGCACCGATATCGGGGGGATACTGGCCTCGGTCGGCGGCGTCATCGTCACCGGCGGCGGCGCGACCATGGCGCTGATCGGCCTCGAACCGGTACTCGGGATCGACTGGCGGACGCCGTTCGTCCCCGTCGCGGGGGTCCTCGCGCTGGTCTCGCTGGCCTACGTCGCCTGGAACCGCGATCCCTACCGGCTCGGTCGCACCGACGTGGAACTCGTCGCGACGGTCCGGCGGCTGGCGACGACCCGCCGCCAGCGGGAGGCGCTGGTCGCGTTCGCACTGTTCTTCTTCGTCGTCGGCGCGTGGGTGAACTTTCTCCCGGCGTATCTCACCGACGGGAAAGGCTTTGCCGAACCCGTCGCCGCCGGCCTGTACGCCGTGGTGTTCGTCGTCGGCGTGGTGGTCAAGCCCACGGCGGGCACGCTGTCGGATCGGGTCCCTCGCCGGGCGGTCGGTGCCGGTGGTCTCCTCCTGGGTGTCGCCGCGCTGGCGGCCGTCGTCGCGGCCGAGTCGATAGTCGCCGTCGGCCTCGCAATCGCCGTCTACGCCGTCGGCTACAAGGCCGTGTTCCCGGTGGCCGACGCGACGCTGCTGGACGCCGCGCCCGACGACAACCTCGGCGCCGACCTGGGGGCCGCGCGGGCGCTGTTCCTGGGTGTCGGCGCGCTCGGCCCGGTGTACATGGGCTGGCTCGCCGCCGTCGCGAGCTACCGGCTGGCGTTCGTCGGGCTCGGGGGGTGTCTGATCGTGGCTGCGGGGCTCCTGCTTCGGGGGGTCGTCGGCTCGACCGATCACCTCTTGTAA
- a CDS encoding GNAT family N-acetyltransferase yields the protein MEIRPFTESDADAVFEIHRRAFDGRLDEARIVQRLHDADTAVVSLVAVADGHVVGHVLFSPVAVDDHGASVELVGLAPVGVLPEHQNEGVGSSLIRRGIATCREAGVDAVVVLGDPEYYSRFGFEPASEYGLENEYGVDEEFMVDPLHDGALDAVSGTVRYRPEFRQGET from the coding sequence ATGGAGATCCGACCGTTCACCGAGAGTGATGCCGACGCCGTCTTCGAGATACACCGCCGTGCCTTCGACGGGCGCCTCGACGAGGCACGCATCGTACAGCGGCTCCACGACGCCGACACGGCTGTGGTCTCGCTCGTAGCAGTCGCAGACGGCCACGTCGTGGGCCACGTCCTGTTCTCTCCGGTGGCGGTCGACGATCACGGAGCGAGCGTCGAACTGGTCGGGCTCGCACCAGTCGGCGTGCTCCCGGAACACCAGAACGAGGGCGTCGGCTCGTCGCTGATCCGACGGGGGATCGCGACCTGTCGCGAGGCCGGTGTCGACGCCGTGGTCGTACTGGGCGACCCCGAGTACTATTCGCGCTTTGGCTTCGAACCGGCGAGCGAGTACGGGCTCGAAAACGAGTACGGTGTGGACGAGGAGTTCATGGTCGATCCGTTGCACGACGGCGCGTTAGACGCCGTGTCCGGAACCGTCAGGTACCGACCGGAATTTCGACAGGGAGAGACGTAG